In the Peromyscus maniculatus bairdii isolate BWxNUB_F1_BW_parent chromosome 20, HU_Pman_BW_mat_3.1, whole genome shotgun sequence genome, one interval contains:
- the Amigo2 gene encoding amphoterin-induced protein 2, whose translation MSLRLHTLPTLPGAVRPGCRELLCVLVIAVMVSPGAAGMCPTACICATDIVSCTNKNLSRVPGNLFRLIKRLDLSYNRIGLLDADWVPVSFVKLSTLIVRHNNITSISTGSFSTTPNLKCLDLSSNRLKSVKSATFQELKVLEVLLLYNNHISYLDPAAFGGLPHLQKLYLSGNLLTQFPMDLYVGRFRLADLTFLDVSYNRIPSIPMHHINLVPGKQLRGIYLHGNPFVCDCSLYSLLIFWYRRHFSSVMDFKNDYTCRLRPDSRHSHPMSLLQDSFLNCSESVINSSFHALGFIHQAQVGERLVVHCDGKAGNGNTDFIWVGPDNRLLEPDKDTGNFRVFYNGSLVIESPGFEDAGVYSCIAMNRQRLLNETVDIMINVSNFTINRSHAHEAFNTAFTTLAACVASIVLVLLYLYLTPCPCKCKSKRQKDVLNQSSAHSSILSPGPSGDASADERRAGKRVVFLEPLKDTAAGQNGKVKLFPSETVIAEGILKSTRVKSDSDSVNSVFSDTPFVASA comes from the coding sequence ATGTCGTTAAGGCTCCACACACTGCCCACCCTGCCCGGAGCTGTCAGACCGGGTTGCAGAGAGCTGCTGTGTGTGCTGGTCATCGCGGTGATGGTGAGCCCCGGAGCCGCAGGAATGTGCCCCACGGCTTGCATCTGCGCCACCGACATTGTCAGCTGCACCAACAAGAACCTGTCCAGGGTGCCCGGGAACCTTTTCAGGCTGATTAAAAGGCTGGACCTGAGCTATAACAGAATTGGACTTCTGGATGCCGACTGGGTCCCCGTGTCGTTTGTCAAGCTGAGCACTCTGATCGTCCGTCACAACAACATCACCAGCATCTCCACGGGCAGTTTCTCCACAACTCCCAATTTAAAGTGTCTTGACTTATCATCCAATAGGCTGAAGTCGGTGAAGAGCGCCACGTTCCAGGAGCTGAAGGTTCTGGAGGTCCTCTTACTTTACAACAACCACATTTCCTATCTGGACCCGGCAGCTTTCGGAGGACTCCCCCACTTGCAGAAACTCTACTTGAGTGGGAACCTCCTCACACAGTTTCCTATGGATTTGTATGTCGGGAGGTTCAGGCTGGCCGATCTGACATTTTTAGATGTGTCTTATAATCGAATCCCTTCCATACCAATGCACCATATAAATTTAGTGCCGGGAAAACAGCTGAGAGGCATCTACCTTCATGGAAATCCGTTTGTCTGTGACTGTTCCTTGTACTCATTGCTGATCTTTTGGTATCGTAGGCACTTCAGCTCGGTGATGGATTTTAAGAACGACTACACCTGTCGCCTGCGGCCGGACTCCAGGCACTCCCATCCGATGTCCCTGCTGCAGGATAGCTTTCTGAACTGTTCCGAGAGTGTCATCAATAGCTCCTTCCACGCACTTGGCTTTATTCACCAGGCCCAGGTCGGGGAAAGGCTGGTGGTCCACTGTGACGGCAAGGCGGGTAATGGAAATACTGATTTCATCTGGGTCGGTCCCGATAACAGACTGCTGGAGCCCGATAAAGACACGGGAAACTTTCGTGTGTTTTACAACGGCAGTCTGGTGATAGAGAGCCCTGGCTTTGAGGATGCCGGAGTTTATTCTTGTATTGCAATGAATAGGCAGCGTCTGTTAAATGAAACTGTGGATATCATGATAAATGTGAGCAATTTCACTATAAACAGATCCCATGCTCATGAAGCATTTAACACGGCCTTTACCACCCTGGCCGCCTGCGTGGCCAGCATCGTCCTGGTACTGCTCTATCTGTACCTGACGCCATGCCCCTGCAAATGTAAGTCCAAGCGACAGAAGGATGTCCTGAACCAAAGCAGTGCCCATTCCTCCATTCTCAGCCCCGGCCCCTCCGGTGACGCCTCCGCTGACGAACGGAGGGCAGGTAAAAGAGTGGTGTTCCTGGAGCCCCTGAAGGACACGGCAGCGGGACAGAACGGGAAAGTCAAGCTTTTCCCCAGTGAGACCGTTATAGCCGAGGGCATCTTAAAGTCCACGAGGGTGAAGTCTGACTCAGATTCCGTCAACTCCGTGTTCTCGGACACACCCTTCGTGGCATCCGCTtag